The following proteins are encoded in a genomic region of Paenibacillus antri:
- a CDS encoding ABC transporter substrate-binding protein, with product MIQKKWSIRTMALPLLAAMLALSACSTGGDSGSNEEPSVVSESGESGNGDQGKGAAEGPAVSPPGQYPIVAEKLKLKVFAPQYPSIEDMETNLYTKWIEEKTNIDLDFELAPNDALNERKQLMMASGDYPEVILHGNLTKEEQMKYGQQGVFLPLNDLIEKYAPNVKKAMEDIPYLKQSITAPDGNIYAIPQINECFHCTYAQKYWINEKWIEKVGLQMPTTPDELYTVLKAFKEKDPNGNGQADEIPLTGATLETMWEGNIDGYLMAPFIYNDGTKYLMVKDGKVELAANKDEWRQGLEYMNKLFSEGLIDKAAFTQNADAVSQLANRDPNVLGSITTALISYAYSPDDKHPVHKEYATVPPLKGPNGVQQAGYYGGVSNSQFAITNKASELQQAAAMRLVDLLFTEEAVARQEFGPKDEKWREAQAGELGLDGQPAKYARITSDQPAPPTHNDGWEQIGPSLRTAEYRASWAVPQDPLAEGGYELRLYLESKKYEPYKSTQVYPSSVFIDSKDASEAAQLQTNIASYVRSNMAQFITGSKNIEKDWDAYVKGFEGLNAARYLEIHQKAIDANQ from the coding sequence GTGATTCAGAAGAAATGGTCGATTCGTACGATGGCGTTGCCGCTTCTTGCGGCGATGCTGGCGCTTAGCGCTTGCTCGACGGGCGGGGACAGCGGTTCGAATGAAGAGCCGAGCGTCGTAAGCGAGTCCGGCGAGAGCGGGAACGGAGATCAAGGCAAGGGCGCGGCCGAGGGGCCGGCCGTCTCGCCGCCGGGACAATACCCGATCGTCGCCGAGAAGCTGAAGTTGAAGGTATTCGCGCCGCAATATCCGTCCATCGAAGATATGGAGACGAACCTGTACACGAAGTGGATCGAAGAGAAGACGAATATCGACCTTGACTTCGAACTGGCGCCGAACGACGCGCTGAACGAGCGGAAGCAGCTCATGATGGCCAGCGGCGACTATCCGGAGGTCATTCTGCACGGCAATCTGACGAAGGAAGAGCAGATGAAATACGGCCAGCAAGGCGTATTCCTTCCGTTGAACGACTTGATCGAGAAGTACGCGCCGAACGTAAAGAAGGCGATGGAAGACATTCCGTACTTGAAGCAGTCGATCACGGCGCCGGACGGAAATATTTATGCGATTCCGCAAATTAACGAATGCTTCCACTGCACCTATGCCCAGAAATACTGGATTAACGAAAAGTGGATCGAGAAGGTCGGCCTGCAGATGCCGACGACGCCGGATGAGCTGTATACCGTGCTTAAGGCGTTCAAGGAGAAGGATCCGAACGGGAACGGACAGGCGGATGAAATTCCGCTGACCGGCGCGACGCTGGAGACGATGTGGGAGGGCAATATCGACGGCTATCTCATGGCGCCGTTCATCTATAACGACGGGACCAAGTATTTGATGGTGAAGGACGGCAAGGTCGAGCTGGCGGCGAATAAGGACGAATGGCGCCAAGGGCTTGAATACATGAACAAGCTGTTCTCGGAAGGCTTGATCGACAAGGCGGCGTTCACGCAAAACGCCGACGCCGTATCCCAGCTGGCGAACCGCGATCCGAACGTCTTGGGCTCCATTACGACGGCGTTGATCAGCTACGCGTACTCCCCGGACGACAAGCATCCCGTCCACAAGGAATATGCGACCGTTCCGCCGCTGAAGGGGCCGAACGGCGTGCAGCAAGCCGGCTATTACGGCGGGGTGAGCAACTCGCAATTCGCGATTACGAATAAGGCGTCGGAGCTGCAGCAGGCGGCCGCGATGCGCTTGGTCGATCTGTTGTTTACGGAAGAAGCCGTGGCGCGGCAGGAATTCGGCCCCAAGGACGAGAAGTGGCGGGAAGCGCAAGCGGGAGAGCTCGGCCTTGACGGGCAGCCTGCGAAGTACGCGCGCATCACGAGCGATCAACCGGCGCCGCCGACGCACAACGACGGCTGGGAGCAGATCGGTCCGTCCCTCCGGACCGCGGAATACCGCGCTTCGTGGGCCGTGCCGCAGGATCCGCTGGCGGAAGGCGGCTATGAGCTTAGATTGTATTTGGAGTCGAAGAAATACGAGCCGTACAAATCTACTCAAGTGTATCCGAGCAGTGTGTTCATCGATTCGAAGGACGCGAGCGAAGCGGCGCAGCTCCAGACGAACATCGCCAGCTACGTGCGTTCGAATATGGCCCAATTCATTACGGGAAGCAAGAATATCGAGAAGGATTGGGACGCGTACGTGAAGGGGTTCGAAGGTTTGAACGCGGCTCGATACTTGGAAATTCATCAGAAGGCGATCGACGCGAACCAATAA
- a CDS encoding ABC transporter permease, with translation MSRLKRTLFLQALLQPLTAIVLGLLVGAVLIAAIGGSVAETYAEMWKGAFGNSFFAASTLARATPIILIGLGVSLAFRAGVFNLGAEGQMVLGALSAALVALHAPGPAALKLLLALLSGMLVGGLWSAFAGWLDTRFRMNLLITTLLFNYIAVLFAGYMVSFPFKEKGGSGGAQTAMIASDVWLPKLLSGSTLHVGFAVAALAAMLLALFLRYTVKGYEIRMLGSNPLFAAYGGVRRGRVMLLSMITSGAFAGLAGTFEVLGTQYRYIDNMLSSPGFAWSGIMAALIAGSNPIGTAITAILLAALQTGGMGVERNTEIPLEISNIIQAALILFVSAKITFTFIRRRKARDADGNAV, from the coding sequence ATGAGCCGTCTTAAGAGAACCTTATTTCTTCAAGCGCTGCTGCAGCCGTTGACGGCCATCGTACTCGGTCTCCTCGTCGGCGCCGTGCTGATCGCCGCGATCGGCGGCTCCGTCGCGGAGACGTATGCGGAGATGTGGAAGGGCGCGTTCGGCAATTCGTTCTTCGCCGCCAGCACGCTGGCCCGGGCGACGCCGATCATCTTGATCGGCCTCGGCGTCTCGCTGGCGTTCCGCGCCGGCGTGTTCAACCTCGGCGCCGAAGGGCAGATGGTTCTCGGCGCGTTGTCCGCGGCGCTCGTGGCGCTGCATGCGCCCGGACCCGCCGCGCTGAAGCTGCTGCTTGCGCTCTTGTCCGGCATGCTCGTCGGCGGACTGTGGTCGGCGTTCGCCGGCTGGCTGGATACGCGGTTCCGGATGAACCTGCTCATCACGACGCTGCTGTTCAACTATATCGCCGTGCTGTTCGCCGGGTACATGGTGTCGTTCCCGTTCAAGGAGAAGGGCGGCTCGGGCGGGGCCCAGACGGCGATGATCGCAAGCGACGTGTGGCTGCCGAAGCTCCTCTCCGGCTCGACGCTGCACGTCGGGTTCGCCGTCGCGGCCTTGGCCGCGATGTTGCTGGCGTTGTTTCTGCGCTACACGGTTAAGGGCTACGAAATTCGCATGCTCGGCAGCAATCCGCTCTTCGCCGCCTACGGCGGGGTTCGCCGCGGCCGAGTCATGCTGCTGAGCATGATCACGAGCGGCGCGTTCGCCGGCCTCGCGGGCACGTTCGAGGTGTTGGGCACGCAGTACCGATACATCGACAACATGTTAAGCTCGCCGGGCTTCGCATGGTCAGGCATTATGGCCGCGCTCATCGCCGGCTCGAATCCGATCGGAACCGCGATCACGGCTATCCTGCTCGCCGCGCTGCAAACCGGCGGCATGGGCGTCGAGCGGAACACGGAGATTCCGCTGGAAATTTCCAACATTATTCAAGCGGCATTGATTTTGTTCGTCTCGGCGAAAATTACGTTCACATTCATCCGACGCAGGAAAGCGAGGGACGCCGATGGAAACGCTGTTTGA
- a CDS encoding alpha-L-fucosidase — MTDPIRVKPTARQLEYQQWEFGLFLHFGLRTFYEGYVDFDERPMSPSAFRPALLDCEQWIRTAKEAGMNYAVLTAKHHDGFSNWPTRYSTFSVEHSPWKDGKGDVIREFTDACRKYGVKPGLYYSPYDGSADFYTQDAKAYDDYFVNQITELLTNYGDIDILWFDGCGSEDHEYDWPRIIGEIRRMQPNILIFNMGDPDFRWVGNEDGIAPDPCWNTVDATEFSILTDEADRLAERLWLPAECDVQLRSNWFYSDNDLHTLKSLRELMGLYSLSVGRGANLLLNIGPDREGRLPPADTDRLLAFGAEIRRRFGAPIAALPDFAESDGKWEVTLREPRLIEHIVIGEDLTDGECVRSFVLTVVTAKTRRRIRLYEGRSIGHKRIIRLPAVKVRGVALEILESEGEPKIRELSVFPAGDEEN, encoded by the coding sequence ATGACCGATCCGATCCGAGTCAAACCGACGGCCCGGCAGCTGGAGTACCAGCAATGGGAGTTCGGATTGTTTTTGCATTTCGGACTGCGCACTTTCTATGAAGGCTACGTCGACTTCGACGAGCGGCCGATGTCGCCCTCCGCGTTCCGACCGGCGCTTCTGGACTGCGAACAATGGATTCGCACGGCGAAGGAAGCGGGCATGAACTATGCGGTGCTTACCGCCAAGCACCACGACGGTTTTTCCAATTGGCCGACCCGTTACTCGACCTTCTCCGTGGAGCATTCTCCGTGGAAGGACGGCAAGGGGGACGTCATCCGCGAATTTACGGACGCTTGCCGGAAATACGGCGTGAAGCCCGGACTCTACTATTCGCCTTACGACGGTTCGGCGGATTTCTATACGCAGGACGCTAAGGCGTACGACGACTACTTCGTCAATCAGATTACGGAGCTGCTGACGAATTACGGAGATATCGATATTTTATGGTTCGACGGCTGCGGCTCGGAGGATCACGAGTACGACTGGCCGCGGATCATCGGCGAAATCCGCCGGATGCAGCCGAACATCCTCATTTTCAATATGGGCGATCCCGACTTCCGATGGGTCGGGAACGAGGACGGGATCGCGCCGGATCCGTGCTGGAACACGGTGGACGCCACCGAATTTTCCATCCTGACGGACGAAGCGGATCGGTTGGCCGAGCGGCTGTGGCTGCCGGCCGAATGCGACGTGCAGCTGCGGTCGAATTGGTTTTACAGCGACAACGACCTGCATACGCTCAAGAGCTTGAGAGAGCTGATGGGTCTCTATTCCCTCTCGGTCGGGCGCGGAGCGAACCTGCTGCTCAATATCGGACCGGACCGGGAAGGGCGTCTGCCGCCCGCCGATACCGACCGTCTCCTTGCGTTCGGCGCGGAAATTCGCCGCCGATTCGGAGCTCCGATCGCCGCGCTGCCCGACTTCGCGGAGAGCGACGGGAAGTGGGAGGTCACGCTGCGCGAACCGCGGCTCATCGAGCATATCGTCATCGGGGAAGATTTGACGGACGGGGAGTGCGTGCGGAGCTTCGTATTGACCGTAGTAACCGCGAAGACGAGGCGGCGGATTCGCTTGTACGAAGGCCGAAGCATCGGACACAAGCGGATCATACGCCTTCCGGCCGTGAAGGTTCGGGGCGTGGCGTTGGAGATCCTGGAAAGCGAAGGAGAGCCGAAAATTCGGGAGCTGTCGGTGTTTCCGGCAGGGGACGAGGAAAACTGA
- a CDS encoding nucleoside phosphorylase translates to MNLLPILRVDPADMPDRAIVCGDPFRAAAIAAKLTDAVELAHAREYRTFVGTYEGVRLAVVSHGVGSPGAAVCFEELAKAGVKTIIRVGTAGSLSPEHKTGSLIISTAAVREEGLTKQLVPIAFPAVADSAVTEALYQAALESGAPGSIGKGVTLTMDAFFSGVVELPHETYRRAGVLAVEMEIAALYVVAMLRGMRAGAILALDGDSTAVDEGYDPHRDIVGEAVEAEIRAALLAMARL, encoded by the coding sequence ATGAATCTACTGCCGATTTTGCGCGTCGACCCGGCCGATATGCCGGATCGCGCGATCGTATGCGGAGACCCGTTCCGAGCGGCGGCGATCGCCGCGAAGCTGACCGATGCGGTCGAGCTGGCGCATGCGAGAGAGTACCGTACGTTCGTAGGAACATACGAAGGGGTTCGGCTGGCCGTCGTCAGCCACGGCGTCGGCTCCCCCGGCGCGGCCGTCTGCTTCGAGGAGCTGGCGAAGGCCGGCGTCAAGACGATTATTCGCGTCGGCACGGCCGGCTCGCTGTCGCCGGAGCATAAGACGGGGAGCCTCATCATTAGCACGGCAGCGGTCCGGGAAGAGGGGCTGACGAAGCAGCTGGTGCCGATCGCGTTCCCGGCGGTGGCGGACAGCGCCGTAACCGAGGCGCTGTATCAAGCGGCTTTGGAGTCCGGCGCGCCCGGCTCGATCGGGAAGGGCGTCACGCTGACGATGGACGCGTTCTTCAGCGGCGTCGTGGAGCTTCCGCACGAGACGTACCGCCGCGCGGGCGTGCTCGCGGTGGAGATGGAGATCGCCGCGCTGTACGTCGTGGCGATGCTGCGCGGGATGCGCGCGGGCGCCATCCTGGCGCTGGACGGCGACTCGACGGCGGTCGACGAGGGCTACGACCCGCACCGCGACATCGTGGGCGAGGCGGTCGAAGCGGAAATTCGTGCTGCGCTGCTGGCGATGGCGAGACTGTAA
- a CDS encoding AGE family epimerase/isomerase — protein MDGFRAEWSSAELTFYKRHLEARILPFWNRAIDSVYGGVFTCFSNSGERRISTDKFTWSQGRFLWLWSRLASCCSRGLVGGDAEEYKAIAAKTFGFIDRHAFLPDGSCSFLLTREGKHKEAIPGLGYDISFYADCFVILGYTEFARVTRDADVLEKALALYRHVEGRLQSGSVRSEPYPIPPGYEAHGFSMIMLNVSQELADALEEIGDARHAVIRGRSLQFMDDILERFCGANDLVMELIPSDDKVPSASDSLLARHVNPGHTLECMWFVLTAAKKLQREDIIARATTVTAKAMEIGWDREYGGLFRYVDREGGAPKGSLTEGDRRFEKLVAETWDMKLWWPHSEALYTTLLCHRVTGDSAFLDLYSRLKDYTFRTFPHPDPSVGEWVQIRDRKGNPVDAVVALPVKDPYHIMRNLLLLIEVLNE, from the coding sequence ATGGACGGCTTTCGCGCGGAATGGTCGAGCGCTGAACTCACCTTCTATAAGCGGCACCTCGAAGCCCGAATTCTCCCGTTCTGGAATCGGGCGATCGACAGCGTGTACGGTGGCGTATTTACCTGTTTCTCCAATTCCGGCGAACGGCGGATCAGCACGGATAAGTTCACATGGTCGCAGGGGAGATTTCTGTGGTTATGGTCCAGATTGGCCTCATGCTGTTCGCGAGGACTTGTCGGAGGGGACGCCGAGGAGTACAAGGCAATCGCCGCGAAGACGTTTGGCTTCATCGACCGCCATGCGTTCTTGCCGGACGGGAGCTGCAGCTTCCTGCTGACGCGAGAAGGGAAACACAAGGAAGCTATTCCGGGCTTAGGCTATGATATAAGCTTCTACGCGGATTGCTTCGTCATTTTGGGGTATACGGAGTTTGCTCGAGTTACGCGGGATGCAGACGTCTTAGAAAAAGCTCTCGCTCTATATCGTCATGTCGAAGGTAGATTACAGTCGGGGAGCGTTCGCAGCGAACCGTATCCGATCCCGCCGGGTTACGAGGCGCACGGCTTCTCCATGATCATGCTGAACGTCAGTCAGGAGCTGGCCGATGCATTGGAGGAGATCGGCGACGCAAGGCATGCGGTCATCCGCGGCCGAAGCCTACAGTTCATGGACGACATTCTGGAGCGGTTTTGCGGCGCGAACGATCTCGTCATGGAACTGATCCCAAGCGACGACAAGGTTCCTTCGGCATCCGATTCGCTGCTTGCCAGACACGTCAACCCAGGCCATACCTTGGAGTGCATGTGGTTCGTCCTGACGGCGGCGAAGAAGCTGCAGCGGGAAGATATCATCGCCCGGGCGACGACCGTAACGGCGAAGGCGATGGAGATCGGCTGGGACCGGGAGTACGGCGGGTTGTTCCGATATGTCGATCGCGAGGGCGGCGCGCCTAAGGGCTCATTGACGGAGGGGGATCGGCGGTTCGAGAAGCTGGTCGCCGAAACCTGGGACATGAAGCTGTGGTGGCCGCATTCGGAGGCGCTCTACACCACATTGCTTTGCCATCGCGTTACAGGCGATTCCGCATTCTTAGATTTGTATTCCCGATTGAAAGACTATACGTTCCGCACGTTTCCGCATCCTGATCCTTCGGTCGGAGAGTGGGTGCAAATCCGCGACCGGAAGGGCAACCCTGTCGATGCCGTGGTCGCGCTTCCCGTGAAGGATCCTTACCATATTATGCGTAATTTGTTGTTGCTTATCGAAGTACTTAATGAATAA
- a CDS encoding ABC transporter ATP-binding protein translates to MLLQMEHITKRYGALTANDDVSFSLAEGEVHALVGENGAGKSTLMKMLYGEEQPTSGRIVLNGQEKKFASPSDAIEAGIGMVHQHFMLFPAFTVAENIVIGREPTAGLSFDRKAAAERVKRLSEQYGMPVDPWQKISDCPVGIQQRVEILKVLGQGAKIVILDEPTGALTPLEVEWLLKAIRDLAKQGISFILISHKLQEVMEAADRITVLRDGRITGVMNAGETDVEQLSRLMVGRELKRRTKTDIEPGRDILDVRNVTVRGEKGAKPLLDRVDFRVRAGEIVGIAGISGNGQSELLQAISGLRRVDDGSISIQGNDVTNAPPLDVRRAGFAHIPEDRYMWGSAKEESVADNGIMGHARSHSGRGILREGKIRETVERFIASFQIKAGSLETKAKHLSGGNMQKLIVAREMAHGTPFLIAAEPTRGVDIGAMEAIHEALLRRRNEGGAVLLVSSELTEILQLSDRILVMYEGKIAGELTADEATEERISMLMSGGVTRNEPS, encoded by the coding sequence TTGCTGCTGCAGATGGAACACATTACGAAACGCTACGGCGCCCTGACCGCGAACGACGATGTGAGCTTCTCGTTGGCCGAGGGCGAAGTGCATGCGCTCGTCGGCGAGAACGGGGCCGGGAAGTCGACGCTGATGAAGATGCTGTACGGGGAAGAGCAGCCGACTTCGGGCCGTATCGTCCTGAACGGACAGGAGAAGAAATTCGCCTCCCCGTCGGACGCGATCGAAGCGGGGATCGGCATGGTCCACCAGCATTTCATGTTGTTCCCGGCGTTCACCGTCGCCGAGAACATCGTCATCGGACGCGAACCGACAGCCGGCCTCTCCTTCGATCGGAAGGCGGCCGCCGAACGAGTCAAGCGGTTATCGGAACAATACGGCATGCCCGTAGACCCGTGGCAGAAAATTTCGGATTGTCCGGTAGGCATTCAGCAGCGCGTGGAAATTTTGAAGGTGCTGGGGCAAGGGGCGAAGATCGTCATATTGGACGAGCCGACCGGCGCTTTGACGCCGCTCGAGGTGGAATGGCTGCTGAAGGCGATCCGGGACCTTGCGAAGCAAGGGATCAGCTTTATTTTGATCAGCCATAAGCTGCAGGAGGTCATGGAAGCGGCCGACCGGATCACGGTGCTCCGCGACGGCCGCATTACGGGCGTGATGAACGCCGGCGAGACCGACGTCGAGCAGCTGTCTCGGCTGATGGTCGGCCGGGAGCTGAAGCGGAGGACGAAGACGGACATCGAACCGGGCCGGGACATCTTGGACGTTCGGAACGTCACCGTGCGCGGGGAGAAGGGGGCCAAGCCGCTCCTGGACCGGGTCGACTTCCGCGTCAGAGCCGGGGAGATCGTCGGCATCGCCGGGATCTCGGGGAACGGCCAATCCGAGCTGTTGCAAGCGATCTCGGGACTTCGACGCGTCGATGACGGCAGCATCTCCATTCAGGGCAACGACGTTACGAACGCGCCGCCGCTCGACGTCCGGAGAGCCGGCTTCGCCCACATTCCGGAGGACCGGTACATGTGGGGCTCCGCCAAGGAAGAGAGCGTCGCGGACAACGGCATTATGGGGCACGCGCGCTCGCACAGCGGCAGAGGGATTCTCCGGGAAGGGAAAATCCGGGAGACGGTGGAGCGATTCATCGCCTCGTTCCAGATCAAAGCGGGCTCGCTCGAGACGAAGGCGAAACATTTGTCGGGCGGCAACATGCAGAAGCTGATCGTCGCCCGCGAGATGGCGCACGGCACGCCCTTCCTCATAGCGGCGGAGCCGACGCGCGGCGTCGACATCGGCGCGATGGAGGCGATCCACGAAGCGCTGCTCCGCCGGCGCAACGAAGGCGGCGCCGTCCTGCTCGTCTCGTCCGAGCTGACGGAAATTCTGCAGCTGTCGGATCGCATCCTCGTCATGTACGAGGGTAAGATCGCCGGCGAATTGACGGCGGACGAGGCGACGGAAGAGCGGATCAGCATGCTGATGTCGGGAGGAGTTACGCGTAATGAGCCGTCTTAA
- a CDS encoding BMP family lipoprotein, producing MKKWTILAVVSLLMTGLLAACGGGGDNAANEGATGGEAASGEKQRVVLVTPEKIGVNQFFTQMQEGLEKAGQEFNLETKVIESADPTQVEQNLRAAIAEDYDLIITAAFSAADALTKVAAENPDQAFAIIDVVVDAPNVRSIEFREHEAAYLMGAAAGLSTKTNTVGAVVAMDVPLLSKYTKGFEQGLKSVNPDAKFLVNYVGGFTDPAKAKELALLQQSQGADFVAGMAAVGDNGVFEAAKEKGFYTAGQDTDRTVEDPEHVVLSQLKETDTVAYETAKDFAEGNFTYGPVSYGLKENGVGLTFVTAESTSPLSDFIGQDNVDKLKKIRDDIVSGAIEVVNPLAQ from the coding sequence TTGAAAAAATGGACCATCCTTGCGGTCGTTTCTCTGCTGATGACCGGCTTGCTGGCGGCATGCGGCGGCGGCGGAGACAACGCCGCGAATGAAGGCGCGACGGGCGGCGAAGCGGCTTCCGGCGAGAAGCAGCGCGTTGTCCTGGTTACGCCGGAGAAGATCGGCGTCAACCAATTTTTCACCCAGATGCAAGAAGGCTTAGAGAAAGCGGGACAAGAGTTTAACCTGGAGACGAAGGTGATCGAGTCCGCGGATCCGACGCAGGTCGAGCAAAACCTTCGCGCAGCCATCGCAGAAGATTACGACCTCATCATCACGGCCGCGTTCAGCGCCGCCGACGCCTTGACGAAGGTCGCGGCGGAGAACCCGGACCAAGCGTTCGCGATCATCGACGTCGTCGTCGACGCGCCGAACGTGCGCAGCATCGAGTTCCGCGAGCACGAGGCGGCGTACCTGATGGGCGCGGCCGCAGGCCTCTCGACGAAGACGAACACGGTCGGCGCCGTCGTGGCGATGGACGTGCCGTTGCTGTCGAAGTATACGAAGGGCTTCGAGCAAGGCCTCAAGTCGGTGAACCCGGACGCGAAGTTCTTGGTGAACTACGTCGGCGGCTTTACGGACCCGGCGAAGGCGAAGGAGCTCGCGCTGCTGCAGCAGTCGCAAGGCGCGGACTTCGTAGCGGGCATGGCGGCGGTCGGCGACAACGGCGTCTTCGAAGCGGCGAAGGAGAAGGGCTTCTACACGGCGGGCCAGGATACGGACCGCACGGTGGAAGATCCGGAACACGTCGTCCTCTCCCAATTGAAAGAGACGGATACGGTCGCCTACGAGACGGCGAAGGACTTCGCGGAAGGCAACTTCACGTACGGTCCGGTCAGCTACGGTCTTAAAGAGAACGGCGTCGGCCTGACGTTCGTTACGGCGGAATCGACATCCCCGTTGAGCGACTTCATCGGTCAAGACAACGTGGACAAGCTGAAGAAAATTCGCGACGACATCGTCTCGGGCGCGATCGAAGTAGTTAACCCGTTGGCGCAATAA
- a CDS encoding sulfite oxidase-like oxidoreductase: MHDKAEKLKKSKIPQVAVSDELKHRLPPGQMLTDRFPILHEGEVPEYDLSAWRLNVFGLVGAERSFALEELQALPRTRVVCDIHCVTRWSKFDTAWEGVRFRDFLALLDVKPEARYVMFHADENYETNVPLEDLLRDDVLLAWGYDGKPLTDKHGFPLRAVVPHLYFWKSAKWIRGIEFMSEDRPGFWERNGFHNVADPFREERFSGEALPIPEDEWVRKEFD; the protein is encoded by the coding sequence ATGCACGACAAGGCGGAGAAGCTGAAGAAGTCGAAAATTCCGCAAGTCGCCGTCAGCGACGAATTAAAGCACCGGCTGCCGCCCGGTCAGATGTTGACCGATCGATTTCCCATTTTACATGAGGGCGAGGTTCCGGAATACGACTTGAGCGCGTGGCGCCTGAACGTGTTCGGTCTCGTCGGCGCGGAGCGATCCTTCGCGCTGGAGGAGCTGCAGGCGCTGCCCCGAACCCGCGTCGTGTGCGACATTCACTGCGTGACGCGGTGGTCCAAGTTCGATACGGCTTGGGAGGGGGTTCGTTTTCGAGATTTCTTAGCGTTGTTGGATGTGAAGCCGGAGGCCCGGTATGTCATGTTCCACGCAGACGAGAACTACGAAACGAACGTTCCGCTCGAGGATTTGCTCCGCGACGACGTGCTGTTGGCGTGGGGGTACGACGGCAAGCCGCTGACGGACAAGCACGGATTCCCGCTGCGGGCGGTCGTGCCGCATCTGTATTTTTGGAAGAGCGCGAAGTGGATTCGCGGCATCGAGTTTATGAGCGAGGATCGCCCGGGGTTCTGGGAACGGAACGGCTTCCACAACGTGGCGGATCCGTTCCGCGAGGAGCGGTTTTCCGGCGAGGCGCTGCCGATTCCCGAAGACGAGTGGGTACGGAAGGAGTTCGATTAG
- a CDS encoding ABC transporter permease: METLFDLNLLSSTLRIVAPLLLAALGGALCARVGLFNVALEGMMLIGAFSAILGNYLFGNVLVAVLFSCLCVGVVALLFAYLSVHLQANAIIVGIAINFLALGLTAFALFVIFGNKGQYYDPNMKGLPVWHIPIVKDIPVLGDLLSGHSPLVYLAFLLAIALQYVVYRTVPGFRLTAVGENPSAAGSLGLRVKRYQYGAVLASGVLCALAGAQLSLGQVTLFAENMTSGRGFIALVAAMLGQNNPLGVAASSLLFGFTDAISIRLQGLALPTHFTMMLPYVMTIIVMFLFKDKAYLRQSGRIGGQ, translated from the coding sequence ATGGAAACGCTGTTTGACCTCAATCTGCTCAGCTCGACGCTCCGCATCGTCGCGCCGCTCTTGCTGGCGGCGCTCGGCGGCGCGCTCTGCGCCCGCGTCGGACTGTTCAACGTCGCGCTGGAGGGCATGATGCTGATCGGCGCCTTCAGCGCGATCCTAGGCAACTACTTGTTCGGCAACGTGCTTGTCGCGGTGCTGTTCTCTTGTCTATGCGTCGGCGTCGTCGCGCTGCTGTTCGCTTACTTAAGCGTCCATCTGCAGGCGAACGCGATTATCGTCGGAATCGCGATTAACTTCTTAGCGCTCGGATTGACGGCGTTCGCGCTGTTCGTCATTTTCGGCAACAAGGGCCAATATTACGACCCGAACATGAAGGGATTGCCGGTATGGCATATCCCGATCGTGAAGGACATTCCGGTACTCGGCGACTTGCTCTCCGGGCATTCGCCGCTCGTATACCTCGCCTTCCTGCTCGCGATCGCGCTGCAATACGTCGTGTACCGCACGGTGCCGGGCTTCCGGCTGACCGCCGTCGGCGAGAACCCGTCCGCGGCCGGCAGCCTCGGCCTTCGCGTCAAGCGGTACCAGTACGGCGCGGTGCTGGCGAGCGGCGTGCTGTGCGCCTTGGCCGGCGCCCAGCTGTCCTTGGGGCAAGTGACGTTGTTCGCGGAAAACATGACGTCCGGCCGCGGCTTCATCGCCCTCGTCGCCGCGATGCTCGGACAGAACAATCCGCTCGGCGTCGCCGCCTCGAGTCTGCTGTTCGGCTTCACGGACGCGATCAGCATTCGGCTGCAGGGGCTGGCGCTGCCGACCCATTTCACGATGATGCTCCCGTACGTCATGACGATTATCGTCATGTTCTTGTTTAAGGACAAAGCATACTTACGTCAATCCGGCCGGATCGGCGGACAGTAA